Below is a genomic region from Coriobacteriia bacterium.
GGACGGTGACGCTTTCGGGCAAAAGGCCCACCAGCCAGTCATCGAATCCGCGTCGGTCGACGTTGAGGAAGCGCAGCTCGGTTGGCTTGCGAATTGACCGATCCCAGTCGTGATAGCGGAAGTTGACCCACTTCGGCTCGAGCATCATGTCGTCGGGCATCTGGCCGAAGTGAGATAGGAACTCCTGCGAGTACTCGTTGAGCATGCCGCCGCAGCTCTTGTCTCGCGGCAGGACTGCCGCGTCAACGAGCAACACGGAGCCCCGAGCTGCGGCGTGGAACGCTGCCATCACGCCGGCAGGACCTGCTCCGGCGACGATTGTCGTGTACTCGGCGTGTTGGGTCGATTCTGGCATCGCGGTGTAGTCTACCCCAAGCGCTTGACCTTCGCCCCGTGAGCGGGCGTCGGCCGGACGCGTATCAGGCACGGCATTCGCATAGTACAATCCGACGCACGCAACGACCTGGAGGCAACAGAGCTATGGCGAAGTGCTGGGAGCAGCGGGGCTGCGACGAAGAGATGCAGGGCGAGTGCCCGCACTCGGTCGACTTCAAAGACAACTGCCCGACGAAGTGCGCCTTCGCGACATGCGATAGGTCCACCTATGAGCTCACAACGGATCCGGCTCTGATCTTCGATCCGACGGTAGATCGAAGTGTGCCGATCAAGGATGGCTGCAAGTTCTGCGGGTTCTTCCTTACGAACGGACCGCGCTGCAGCGAGTGAAGTCGATGGGCGCTGACACGGGGCGTCCACAGAGAGGGGGAGTCATGAGCTGCAGGAACGAGGAGCCAAGCGGCGTCTACGGACTCGTGAGTGATCTGTTCTGTGCCGGGGCTGTCGCATGCGCGCTCTACGCGCTGCATCGCATCGCACGCGGGATTCTACTCGAGGCCGAGGTCAAGGCGTTCGGCAAGTTCCAGGACGCCTACACGCCCGAGGAGCGCGAAGTCCTGATCCACAAGATCAAGGTGCAGTCGCTCCGTCACTAGGTACGGCGCAGCCCAAGATGTCGAACCCGCAGGTCGCCGATGCCCTGATTCGCTACGGGCGAGAACTTGAGTCCGCCCAGGCCGCGCAGGTGGGCGGTGGCTTCTCGGGCAACGTCGACGCCGATGCCTTACTGGAGTCGAGTCCCAATGCGTTTCTGCTGGGAGTCCTGTTCACGCAGGGCATTCCTGCTGAGCGTGCTTGGTCCGCACCGTGGGAGCTGCTGCAGCGAATCGGGACGCTCGATCCGTCGATTCTCGCCTCGAGCCCTACTGCTGTGCGCGATGCCGTGCAGACGCCACCGATGCTTCATCGGTTCAAGGAGACCCTCCCGAAATGGATCGTTGCCGCCTCGCAGAAGCTCCTCAGCGAGTACGGCGGCGACGCTGCTCGCATCTGGCCTGATGGCGTGCGCGTTGACGAGGTGACGAGGCGTCTGTCGTGCTTCCCGGGCATCGGTCGCAAGAAGGCCGTGATGGCCGCAGAGATACTCACGCGACATTTCGGCGTTCAGCTCGAGGGGCGAGAGTGCGGGCAGGTGGCGTTCGACGTCCACGTGCGACGGGTGTTCTTGCGCAGCGGCCTGGCTGACGAGGATACGCCCGAAGCGATTGAAGCGGCCGCCTCGGCAGCCTGTCCGGACGCGCCCGGCACGCTCGATCTCGCTACCTGGCTTGTGGGGCGGGATTGGTGCAGGCCGAAGGTGCCGTTGTGCGACGCCTGCCGGCTCGGATCGGTGTGCGCACGCCGCGTCGAATTGACCCCGACAGGAGTCGGTGCGCGCAAGCCCGGCTAGTCGCAGCTGCGGAACACGAGGCCTGAGAGTAGCTTCGGGTAGAAGTACGTGCTCTTCTGCGGCATCGTCTCGCCCGCCATGGCGACCTCCCGCAGCTGATCCATCCGCGTTGGGCGCAGCACGAATGCGACCGAGTCCTGGCGACCCATCTCAAGCGCGGCTTCGGCACCTTTGACGAACGCCAGCCGGTCGAGTGTGTCGGGGCGGTCAGGATGGATGTCGAGCAGGGGATCGAGGATCAGCTCCTGCAGCACTGCGACATCGAGGTGCTTCCATGCCGCGGAGCGCTCCAGTGGAATCGCAGAATCTATGTCGACATCGGGTCGCAGTACGGCAAGCAGTGGCGCGTCGTCGTCACTCGTCTTCACGAGGAACGCCGGTCGATCGATGCTATCCAGCGCGTGCCACGGCTTCTCGGTCGGCGGGACCGACAACTCGAACCAGCGTGCGAGCGCCGCCTTGAATGCCTTGGGGTCGAGGGGTGTCGCCGATGTGGCCACGCGGTGGGTCGGCATGACGACAAGCTCGGGATCTTCCATGTTGACGAGCGCCATCATCACATAGTCGTACGCCGGGTCGGTGTTCTCGGAAGCCGCGTCAGCTTGCTCGCGCCGCAGGTCCCGATAGGCCAACGCCGTGGTGTATCGGTGGTGCCCATCGGCGATGAATATCCGCTTGTCGGCGAGGAGCACACTCAACGACGCAGCCAGATCGGTGTCGGCCGACGCCCACAGCGTGCTCGAGACACCGTCCGCGTCGGTCGCCCGCGCGACCGGAGTGGCAGCGGTCGCTGCATCGAACAGTGCGTCGGTGGTGCCTTCGGCGTCATCGAACAGTGCGAACACCTGGCTCAGGTTCGCGGACGTCGACTTGGTGAGCTCGAAGCGGTCGCCCAGGGCCTTTGGGAGTGTGCGCTCGTGTGGAAGCACCACGCCCGCCGAGAAGGGCTCGAGGCCCACCTCGAGGATGAAAGCTCGGCGCCGAACGGGCGATCCGTGCACACTGAACCGCTGCTCGAGCACGTATACACGCGGGCCGTCGTCGGCGACAAGCGTGCCATCCTTGCGCCATTCATCCCACGTCGCGGCGCCTGTCTCGTAGCGGTTGCCGGCTTGCGTGGGATCGAGCGGGCCCTCGGGGAGTTCGAGCGCGACGACGTTTCGGGGATTGCCCTGAAGCAGCGCAGTGCGCTGTTCGTCGTTGATGACGTCGTACGGGGGGGCGATCAGTGAAGACACATCGGGACCGTCGGTGCGGTAACGCAGTCCTCGGAACGGTCGAACGCGGGCCATGCGGCGCTCCTTTTTGGCGATGGTCTCGTCCCGGCTAGGGGCGGTGTGCTGGTCAGTCTAGCGCACCCGAGAACGGCGCGAAACGCGTTTCACTCAGCCCAGCAGCCAGGGGATGAGCTGCTGCAGTGCAACGAAGGACGCCATCCCCGCGACGGTCGCTCCCAGGAAGCTCCGGCTCATGCTGAACACGACGCCTGTGAGCAGTGCGGCGTACACGCTCGGGCTGGTCAGGGGATCGGCCCAGACGCCACCGGGCCGCAAAACCTCGGATGCGACGAGGGCGCCCATCACGGAGACCGGCACGAACGAAAGCCAGCGCATCACCGGTCTGGGCAGATCGATGCGCGAGACGACCGCGATCGGCAGGAATCGGACTGCGAAGTTGATGACGGCCATCCCCGCGATCACCATCCAGATGGTGCCCTGCGCGACATCAGTCCTCACGCCAGATCACCGCCCCGGCGGTCGCGGCGGTCATCGAGGAGATGATGATGAACCAGCTGGACGGGATGGCCACGCCCACTCGGGCGAGCAGCGGGAGCCCAAGCGCGATGGCGGCGGCGACCAGCCCCATCGCCACCTGGCGACGGTTCTCCGACAACGCCAGGAACAGCGCTGTGAACATCGCCGGCATCGCAAAGCCGACCCCGAAGCGTGACGGGTCGCCGATCCAGCCTGCTCCGACCGCGCCGATGATGGTGCCCAACACCCAGCCGGTCCACGCGATCGCTCCGACTCCGAGCATCGATGCAGGCGTCGCCAGACCCGCGCGCAGATCGGCCACGTTCACAGCAAATGTCTCGTCGGTCAGTGTGAATCCGAGCCCCGCTTGGATTCGCATCGGGAGCCCGTGCAGGTAGGGCGAGAGTGTCGATGCGAAAAGCACATAGCGCAGGTTGACCACGGTGGTCGCCGCAAGCACGCTCGGGGCCATCGCGCCCGTGCCGAGCACCGAAAGGGAGATGAACTGGCCAGCACCCGCGAGCGCGGTCGCGGAGCAGGTCGTCGCGGCGAATACCGAGAATCCCAGCGTGCGTGCCAAGATGCCGAACGCCATTCCCGCTGGCATGTAGCCCAGGAAGATGGGGAGACCCAACTCGGTTCCCCGAACGAACCGCCGAGTCGGCGAGGCGTGCAGGGTAACCTCACGATGATGGTCGGGATGGGGTGTGGGCTGGACGGATGTGGGAGCTGGGTCGGACATGACGGAAATCCTACACCATCATGGCGCGATTCTTGCCACCGTAACGGCCAGCACAATTGAGTGTGAGCCGCGCGGTGTCGCGGTACAATCCCACAAAGGGCGCGTCCCAAGGAGGCTGGCTGACATGGAGTTCGAGATCACCTGCCCCGTTGACGGCTCCGTCACGGTGTCTCTCGAGGACATCGACACGGTCGTCATCCGTGAGTCTGAGCGCGCCGATATCACGTTCGTGTGCCCGCAGTGCGGCACCGAGATCACTGTTGCGGCCATGGTTCCCAGTTTCCTGTTGTCAGCCATCGAGGCGCTGGCAGAGGAGGGCGAGGGGCTCCCGGCGCCGCTCGCGGGCATGGTGCAGGTCGTTTCCGGTGATGAGCCGCATCCCGTTGCCGACTGGGAGGACGACGGGGGTATAGCCGACGCGTACTGTGAGTACTTCCGCCGTCAGCTTTCGGGGGTGGAGTGCGTTGAAGACGCTCTCGCAGAGATGGATACAGCGCGTTAGGAGCGCCTGACGTCGCAGGAGCGCACACCGTCCGTCGCCGTTCATCTGCTACGATTCCGAACAGGACGAGTGCTGAGTCTCGTGGTTGCGCGAGGCTCTTCGTCCATCAGGCGAACAGGGAGGGACTTCCATGCCATTGTGGTTGCCGTGTCTGGCACTCGGAGGGATTGCGCTCGTTCTCGCGCTCGCGGTCGTTGCGATCTACAACCGCCTCGTGGTGCTGCGTAACCGCGTCGATAATGCGTGGTCTCAGATCGACGTACAGCTCAAGCGCCGATACGACCTGATCCCCAACCTCGTGGAGGCGGTCAAGGGCTATGCTGCTCATGAGTCAGGGGTGTTTGAGCAGGTGACGGAGGCTCGTTCTGCCGCCATGAGCGCGCAAGGCGTCGAGGCCCAGGGCCAGGCGGAGAACCAGCTCAGCTCGGCCCTCAAGTCGCTGTTCGCCGTGGCCGAGGCGTATCCCGACCTCAAGGCCAATACGAACTTTCTGGACCTGCAGGCCCAGGTCACGGATTCCGAGAACAAGATCGCTTATGCGCGACAGTTCTACAACGACTCGGTGATGAGTCTGAGTACCGCCATCCAGACCTTCCCGAACAACCTGCTCGCCGGCATGTTTGGCTTCGCCGCCAGGCCGTACTTCGAGGCCGAGACGGCCGCCAACGAAGTCCCGCAGGTCAAGTTCTAGCAGTGAGTGACCGCCACGCGATCGTGAACATTCACTGATGGATCTGTCGTTCATCACGTATCCGGCCATCGACCCGGTGGCGTTCGCGATCGGCCCGATTCAGGTTCGTTGGTACGGGCTCGCCTACCTCACGGCCTTCGTCGCGTCGTTCTTCATCGCCCGCTGGCTCGCGCGTCGATGGAAACTTGGGCTCACCGACGACGACCTGCTCACGATCATCCTCGGTGCGGTTATCGGCGTGGTCATCGGCGGACGGCTCGGATACGTGCTGTTCTACGGAGGTGCCGGTTATCTGAGATCGCCGGGGCAGGTGCTGGCCATCTGGACCGGCGGGATGTCGTTTCACGGTGGGCTTGCCGGAATCGTCATCGCAGGGCTGATTGTGTCCCGGATGCTTCGCATGCCGGCGATGACGCTGATGGACGTCGGTGCGGCATGCGCGCCCGTCGGTCTGCTGCTCGGGCGTGTCGCCAACTTCATCAACAACGAGCTGTGGGGCCGGGTCACGGCGGTGCCATGGGCTGTGACGTTCCCGGGCGCCGGCAACCTGCCGAGACACCCGTCGCAGCTCTACGAGGCGGCACTCGAGGGTGTGGTGATCTTCGCCGTCATGATGTGGTTCGCCACTCGCCGACCTGCGCCGTTTCGCGGCGTCATGCTGGGTTGGCTGCTCGTCATGTACGGGGTCTTCAGGGCATTTGTGGAACTGTTCCGGGAGCCGGACATCCAGATCGGGCTTCTCCCGGGTGGAGTCACCATGGGTCAGATGTTGAGCCTACCTGTTCTGATTGCGGGCGCACTTGTGCTTGTGTGGGCGTACAAGCGCCGACTGCCGCAGGCAGGCCGCTCGGGCGGCTAGCCCGGTGGCCCGTCGGCCGGCGCGGCGTCGGGGGCAGGATCGCGCCAACACGGAGTCGCCTGTTGCAGACAGCGGACACTGTCGGAGGGCGGTAGCTCGAGCGGTGGAGTGCAGTGCGCACAGAACAGCCGTGGGTACTCCCCGACGACGTCCTTCATCTCCGAATCCGCGTACGGCGCGGCGTTCGGGGTCTCAATCATGTGCAGTAGGTAACACGGCATAGTCGCACCTCCGGTACCAATGCTACGCGCCCGACGGCGCTCGCGGCAACGCGGGTCCGTTTGACCCTCCCTACGACGCTCTGCAAGACTGCGAGGGACCGACTACGAAGGGGCTCGGAGATGACTGGTTTGCGTGTACGTGTTCGGCTGCTTGGGTTTGTGCTGCTCTTCGCCGCACTCGCGGCAGGAGGTTGCGCCTCCAACAAGCAGGCGGAGGTCATCGCCGTATGGCCGCAGGCTGACAGTGAGCGGGTCGTCCCTGAGCCTCCCGTGCCGCCGATGTGGCCGTTCACGGGGCTTGAGGCCCCCACTGAGGCTGCGACCAAGCGAAGGCCACTCTCTGTCAAGATCGAGAACCTCGATGCAGCTCGTCCTCAGATCGGCCTGAACTCGGCCGACCTTGTCTACGAGACCGTGGTCGAAGGCGGGATTACGCGCTTCAACTGCATCTTCCAGAGCAAGCTGCCCGAGAATGTCGGCCCTGTGCGAAGCGGGCGTCTCTCGGACCAGTACATCGTCCCTCAGTACAAGGGGCTGTTCTTCTACTCCGGACGCAGCGCTGCGGTCAATCGGGTGCTCAAAGAGCACGACATCATCGACCTCTCGCACAATCGGGCATCGCGCGCATACTTCCGCGTGTCCAACCGCAACGCCCCGCATAACCTCCTGCTCGACACGAAGAAGGCGTACCAGGAGGCCAAGCGACTCGGCTACAAGACAACCGCGACCCTCACTCCGATGGACTTTGACCAGCGAAGCTCGGCGGCCACGCCTACCGTGACCCGGATCAAGATCCCGTTCTCTTCGTACAACCGGGTGGAGTGGCGCTACGACACCAAGACGAAGAAGTACAAGCGCTGGAACAGCGGCGCTGTACACAAGGATGCGAACACCGGAAAGCAGATCACCGCTGATAACGTCGTTGTGATGTGGGCGAAGTATCGGCAGGCGACCATCGACAAGCACGGTGGCGTCACGTGGGATATCGATCTGGGAACCAAGGGTAAAGCGACCATCTTCCGCAACGGGCAGGTCTACAACGCCACCTGGAAGGCCGATCGCAAGACCGCACCGGTCTTCACCGACAAGAAGGGGCGTCCGGTCAAGTTCACGCCCGGTCGTACCTGGTTCCAGGTCATCAAGACCGAGACCGACATCACCATGAAGAAGAAGTAGCCCACTTCCGGGCGGTGCGCAGCGAGCGCACATGAGCCGACCCATTCCGCACCTGTGGGGTGGTTGTTGTTACATCGAGCAGGCGGGTAGAATCCAAACCTACTCGCACCCATTCCGTGCGGTCCGCGCCAGCGGCCGCGCCAGCGTTCAGAAGGAGTACCACGTGGCAGACACGAGCAGGGAAATCGGCACTCTGAGGGTCAAGACGGGTCTTGCCGAGATGCTCAAGGGCGGCGTCATCATGGATGTCGTCAACGCCGAGCAGGCGAAGGTAGCCGAGGACGCGGGCGCGGTGGCCGTCATGGCTCTCGAGCGCGTACCTGCCGACATTCGAGCGCAAGGTGGCGTGTCGCGTATGTCTGACCCCTCGATGGTCGAGGGCATCGTCGCTGCTGTCACCATCCCGGTCATGGCGAAGTGCCGCATCGGCCACTTTGTCGAGGCGAAGATACTGCAGTCCCTCGGGGTCGACTACATCGATGAGTCCGAGGTGCTGACGCCCGCAGACGAGGAGTACCACATCAACAAGCACGATTTCACCGTGCCGTTCGTGTGCGGCTGCCGCAACCTCGGTGAGGCGCTTCGCCGCATCGCCGAGGGCGCAGCGATGGTGCGCACGAAGGGTGAGCCCGGTACCGGCAATGTCGTCGAGGCCGTCCGCCACATGCGCGCTGTCACCACCGAGATCGGCTGGGTCGTCG
It encodes:
- a CDS encoding prolipoprotein diacylglyceryl transferase; amino-acid sequence: MDLSFITYPAIDPVAFAIGPIQVRWYGLAYLTAFVASFFIARWLARRWKLGLTDDDLLTIILGAVIGVVIGGRLGYVLFYGGAGYLRSPGQVLAIWTGGMSFHGGLAGIVIAGLIVSRMLRMPAMTLMDVGAACAPVGLLLGRVANFINNELWGRVTAVPWAVTFPGAGNLPRHPSQLYEAALEGVVIFAVMMWFATRRPAPFRGVMLGWLLVMYGVFRAFVELFREPDIQIGLLPGGVTMGQMLSLPVLIAGALVLVWAYKRRLPQAGRSGG
- a CDS encoding AzlD domain-containing protein, which produces MRTDVAQGTIWMVIAGMAVINFAVRFLPIAVVSRIDLPRPVMRWLSFVPVSVMGALVASEVLRPGGVWADPLTSPSVYAALLTGVVFSMSRSFLGATVAGMASFVALQQLIPWLLG
- a CDS encoding AzlC family ABC transporter permease; translation: MSDPAPTSVQPTPHPDHHREVTLHASPTRRFVRGTELGLPIFLGYMPAGMAFGILARTLGFSVFAATTCSATALAGAGQFISLSVLGTGAMAPSVLAATTVVNLRYVLFASTLSPYLHGLPMRIQAGLGFTLTDETFAVNVADLRAGLATPASMLGVGAIAWTGWVLGTIIGAVGAGWIGDPSRFGVGFAMPAMFTALFLALSENRRQVAMGLVAAAIALGLPLLARVGVAIPSSWFIIISSMTAATAGAVIWRED
- a CDS encoding LemA family protein codes for the protein MPLWLPCLALGGIALVLALAVVAIYNRLVVLRNRVDNAWSQIDVQLKRRYDLIPNLVEAVKGYAAHESGVFEQVTEARSAAMSAQGVEAQGQAENQLSSALKSLFAVAEAYPDLKANTNFLDLQAQVTDSENKIAYARQFYNDSVMSLSTAIQTFPNNLLAGMFGFAARPYFEAETAANEVPQVKF
- a CDS encoding DUF3048 domain-containing protein — protein: MTGLRVRVRLLGFVLLFAALAAGGCASNKQAEVIAVWPQADSERVVPEPPVPPMWPFTGLEAPTEAATKRRPLSVKIENLDAARPQIGLNSADLVYETVVEGGITRFNCIFQSKLPENVGPVRSGRLSDQYIVPQYKGLFFYSGRSAAVNRVLKEHDIIDLSHNRASRAYFRVSNRNAPHNLLLDTKKAYQEAKRLGYKTTATLTPMDFDQRSSAATPTVTRIKIPFSSYNRVEWRYDTKTKKYKRWNSGAVHKDANTGKQITADNVVVMWAKYRQATIDKHGGVTWDIDLGTKGKATIFRNGQVYNATWKADRKTAPVFTDKKGRPVKFTPGRTWFQVIKTETDITMKKK
- the pdxS gene encoding pyridoxal 5'-phosphate synthase lyase subunit PdxS; the protein is MSRPIPHLWGGCCYIEQAGRIQTYSHPFRAVRASGRASVQKEYHVADTSREIGTLRVKTGLAEMLKGGVIMDVVNAEQAKVAEDAGAVAVMALERVPADIRAQGGVSRMSDPSMVEGIVAAVTIPVMAKCRIGHFVEAKILQSLGVDYIDESEVLTPADEEYHINKHDFTVPFVCGCRNLGEALRRIAEGAAMVRTKGEPGTGNVVEAVRHMRAVTTEIGWVVGLRDEQLFDAAKKLQASYELVKWVHDNGKLPVVNFSAGGIATPADAALMMQLGCDGVFVGSGIFKSGDPSKRAKAIVEATTHFDNPDVLASVSRDLGEAMVGINIADIPESELMAPRGW
- a CDS encoding DUF1015 domain-containing protein; its protein translation is MARVRPFRGLRYRTDGPDVSSLIAPPYDVINDEQRTALLQGNPRNVVALELPEGPLDPTQAGNRYETGAATWDEWRKDGTLVADDGPRVYVLEQRFSVHGSPVRRRAFILEVGLEPFSAGVVLPHERTLPKALGDRFELTKSTSANLSQVFALFDDAEGTTDALFDAATAATPVARATDADGVSSTLWASADTDLAASLSVLLADKRIFIADGHHRYTTALAYRDLRREQADAASENTDPAYDYVMMALVNMEDPELVVMPTHRVATSATPLDPKAFKAALARWFELSVPPTEKPWHALDSIDRPAFLVKTSDDDAPLLAVLRPDVDIDSAIPLERSAAWKHLDVAVLQELILDPLLDIHPDRPDTLDRLAFVKGAEAALEMGRQDSVAFVLRPTRMDQLREVAMAGETMPQKSTYFYPKLLSGLVFRSCD